The Kocuria sp. TGY1127_2 genome includes a window with the following:
- a CDS encoding prephenate dehydrogenase, whose protein sequence is MGQNSSATVSGPVLVIGSGLLGASVGLGLSLQGIETWVSDISPTTEAVAEDIGAGRSLGRLVAHLGEAAAREEINPQLVVVATPPDVTASTVARALADYPNAVVADIASVKEPILLALKDTGADLSRYIGTHPMSGREKSGPVAARGELFMSRPWVICEHDDVAQETVRLARGLAMDLGSNIAYMDVREHDSTVALISHVPQVMSSLLASRLRETPLESLSLAGQGLRDTTRIAGSDPSLWVQILSANARPVVETLYGVREDLNRLISTLEAPTAEGARLDIAELMTEGNDGVARIPGKHGGAPKAFSALTVLVDDTPGQIARLLAEIGEIGVNVEDMRMEHSQGQPVGMVEISVIPNVRENLVQELTERGWKIAE, encoded by the coding sequence ATGGGGCAGAACTCGTCTGCCACGGTCTCCGGGCCGGTCCTGGTGATCGGGTCCGGTTTGCTCGGAGCTTCCGTAGGCCTGGGCCTTTCCTTGCAGGGCATCGAGACATGGGTTTCCGATATCTCGCCGACCACGGAGGCCGTCGCCGAGGACATCGGCGCCGGCCGCTCGCTGGGCCGCCTGGTCGCTCACCTGGGGGAGGCCGCAGCGCGTGAGGAGATCAACCCGCAACTGGTCGTCGTCGCGACCCCGCCCGATGTCACGGCGTCGACCGTGGCCCGAGCTCTCGCAGATTACCCGAATGCCGTGGTCGCAGATATTGCTTCCGTCAAGGAACCGATTCTTCTGGCGCTGAAGGACACGGGTGCGGACTTGAGCCGTTATATCGGCACGCATCCGATGTCCGGGCGGGAGAAGTCCGGTCCGGTCGCGGCGCGTGGTGAGCTGTTCATGTCCCGACCGTGGGTCATTTGCGAACACGACGACGTCGCCCAGGAAACCGTGCGCCTGGCTCGGGGCCTGGCCATGGACCTGGGATCGAATATCGCCTACATGGACGTTCGAGAGCACGACTCGACGGTTGCGCTGATATCCCACGTACCGCAGGTCATGTCCTCGCTATTGGCCTCTCGACTGCGTGAGACACCTCTGGAGTCGCTGAGCCTCGCCGGGCAGGGCCTCCGGGACACCACGCGCATCGCCGGTTCGGACCCCAGCCTCTGGGTTCAGATCCTGTCTGCGAATGCTCGCCCGGTCGTCGAGACCCTGTACGGCGTCCGGGAAGACCTCAACCGGCTCATCTCGACCCTTGAGGCGCCGACGGCCGAGGGCGCGCGCTTGGACATTGCGGAGCTGATGACCGAAGGCAACGACGGTGTGGCGCGGATTCCCGGCAAGCACGGCGGCGCACCCAAGGCGTTTTCGGCTCTTACGGTGCTCGTCGATGACACCCCGGGCCAGATCGCTCGGTTGCTCGCGGAGATCGGCGAAATCGGCGTGAACGTCGAAGATATGCGAATGGAGCATTCACAAGGCCAACCGGTGGGTATGGTCGAGATATCCGTGATTCCCAATGTGCGCGAAAACCTCGTTCAGGAGTTGACAGAGCGTGGCTGGAAGATCGCAGAGTGA
- the der gene encoding ribosome biogenesis GTPase Der has protein sequence MTEMHDEYEEKYLGGSGEDDQVEEYLANLDDDEAEKRAEALRAGLEEYELEEEDRNLLLDWGFDVGVEPSSEPDPVVAIVGRPNVGKSTVINRILGRREAVVEDKPGVTRDRVSYKAEWSGKNFTLVDTGGWESDAKGIDAQVAAQAEIAVAHADVVVLVVDALVGITNMDEAIVQMLRRVKKPILLAANKIDDSYQEPEAAALWSLGLGEPHPISGVHGRGIADMLDELLKIMPEHSKYAQPEDYEGPRRVAIIGRPNVGKSSLLNKLAGEVRAVVNDIAGTTRDPVDEMIELGGHPFRFVDTAGIRRRQHMAKGAEFYASLRTQTALERSEVALVMLDVSEPLSEQDVRILQLAIDSGRAMVLVFNKWDTLDEDRRDELEREIDRDLAHVAWAPRVNISAKTGWHKDKMVPALLKSLDAWDSRIPTGRLNAFLGEIVAAHPHPLRGGKQPRILFGTQVSSRPPKFVLFTTGFLDPGYRRFIIRRLRETFDFEGTPLEISMRVRERRSLGRDSKGGGRR, from the coding sequence ATGACTGAGATGCACGATGAGTACGAGGAGAAGTATCTCGGCGGCTCGGGTGAAGACGATCAGGTCGAGGAATACCTCGCCAATCTGGACGACGACGAAGCCGAGAAGCGCGCGGAAGCGCTCCGAGCCGGCCTCGAAGAATACGAACTTGAGGAAGAAGACCGAAACCTGCTGCTCGATTGGGGTTTCGACGTCGGTGTGGAGCCTAGCAGCGAACCCGATCCGGTGGTTGCCATCGTGGGCCGCCCCAATGTGGGCAAGTCCACGGTGATCAACCGCATCCTCGGAAGGCGCGAGGCCGTCGTCGAGGACAAGCCGGGGGTGACACGCGACCGCGTGTCCTACAAGGCCGAGTGGAGTGGCAAGAACTTCACCCTGGTCGATACCGGTGGGTGGGAGTCCGACGCCAAGGGAATTGATGCCCAGGTCGCCGCTCAGGCGGAGATCGCCGTGGCGCATGCCGACGTCGTCGTCCTGGTGGTGGACGCCCTGGTGGGCATCACCAACATGGACGAGGCGATTGTGCAGATGCTCCGGCGCGTCAAGAAGCCGATCCTGCTTGCCGCCAACAAGATTGACGATTCCTATCAGGAGCCCGAGGCCGCTGCGTTGTGGAGCCTCGGCCTGGGGGAGCCGCACCCGATCTCCGGCGTGCACGGTCGCGGGATTGCGGACATGCTGGACGAGCTGCTCAAGATCATGCCGGAGCACTCGAAATATGCCCAACCCGAAGATTACGAGGGCCCGCGGCGCGTGGCGATCATTGGTCGACCCAACGTGGGCAAGTCGTCGTTGCTGAACAAGCTCGCGGGGGAGGTTCGGGCGGTCGTCAACGACATCGCCGGGACGACCCGTGATCCGGTGGACGAAATGATCGAGTTGGGCGGACACCCGTTCCGGTTCGTGGACACCGCGGGCATTCGACGTCGTCAGCACATGGCCAAGGGCGCGGAATTCTACGCGTCGTTGCGCACGCAGACGGCGTTGGAGCGTTCCGAGGTCGCGCTGGTCATGCTGGATGTTTCCGAACCACTCTCTGAGCAGGATGTACGGATTCTTCAGCTCGCGATCGATTCGGGACGTGCGATGGTTCTGGTCTTCAACAAATGGGACACTTTGGACGAGGACCGCCGTGACGAACTGGAACGCGAGATCGACCGCGACCTCGCCCACGTTGCCTGGGCGCCGCGGGTCAATATTTCGGCGAAGACGGGCTGGCACAAGGACAAGATGGTTCCGGCTCTGCTCAAGTCGCTGGATGCGTGGGACTCACGTATTCCGACCGGCCGGCTGAACGCTTTCCTCGGCGAGATCGTTGCTGCGCACCCGCACCCGTTGCGTGGGGGCAAGCAGCCGCGCATTCTCTTTGGAACCCAGGTATCCTCGCGGCCGCCGAAGTTCGTCCTGTTCACGACCGGGTTCTTGGACCCGGGGTACCGTCGGTTCATCATCCGCCGCCTGCGCGAAACCTTCGATTTCGAAGGCACGCCGCTGGAGATTTCGATGCGCGTGCGCGAGCGCCGGTCGCTGGGCCGGGACAGCAAAGGCGGAGGACGCCGGTAG
- the cmk gene encoding (d)CMP kinase, protein MSQDNQEALEEAAVPAEPAASQFKHEDQTEAWKSELVVAVDGPSGSGKSSVSREVANRLGLAYLDTGAMYRALTWWCLEAGVDLDDEDAVAEAASDFQLQMGTDPIVETIMVGGTDIRDSIRESRVTDKVSAVAKNQKARHALIARQRMEIVANGRRIVAEGRDITTVVAPDASVRILLTASEDVRMQRRGKQIGASGDEDRLKLEVVQRDVADSKVNNFTEAADGVTLVDSTELNFDQTVQAVIDVIRTTAEQHHEENDKSDNND, encoded by the coding sequence GTGAGCCAAGATAATCAGGAGGCCCTCGAGGAGGCCGCAGTACCCGCCGAGCCCGCGGCGTCCCAGTTCAAGCACGAGGACCAGACAGAGGCATGGAAGTCCGAACTCGTCGTGGCCGTGGACGGCCCTTCCGGGTCAGGTAAGTCTTCGGTCTCTCGCGAGGTCGCCAATCGCTTGGGACTGGCGTATTTGGATACCGGCGCGATGTATCGCGCGTTGACGTGGTGGTGCCTCGAAGCCGGCGTGGATTTGGACGATGAAGATGCCGTTGCGGAGGCCGCGAGCGACTTCCAGCTGCAGATGGGCACCGACCCGATCGTCGAGACCATTATGGTTGGCGGCACAGACATCAGGGATTCCATCCGGGAATCGAGGGTGACCGACAAAGTATCCGCGGTGGCCAAGAACCAGAAAGCGCGCCACGCACTGATCGCGCGCCAGCGCATGGAGATCGTGGCCAACGGGCGTCGGATCGTTGCCGAGGGGCGGGACATCACGACCGTCGTCGCCCCCGATGCCTCGGTGCGGATCCTGTTGACCGCGAGCGAGGACGTCCGTATGCAACGCCGTGGCAAACAGATCGGTGCCAGTGGGGACGAGGACCGGTTGAAGCTTGAGGTTGTCCAGCGCGATGTGGCGGACTCCAAGGTCAATAATTTCACCGAAGCAGCCGACGGAGTCACCCTGGTGGACTCGACGGAGCTGAACTTCGACCAGACGGTGCAGGCAGTCATCGACGTCATCCGGACGACGGCAGAGCAGCACCACGAAGAGAACGACAAGAGCGACAACAATGACTGA
- a CDS encoding ScpA family protein: protein MPETSTGTGFAVSLENFAGPFEVLLSMISKREMDITEVAIAAVTDEFIGYVRALRDTGLEKALDEASEFLVIAATLLDLKAARLLPAGEVEDEEDIAMLEARDLLFARLLQYKAFKDVSHILAERMEAESSRFPRPGGLQPEFANLLPELIFTTTPERLAEIAEKAMRPKTEESTEVGLDHLHGARVTVREEAEHIAAHIMDGTPATFTHLVADAEDMLVVVVRFLALLEMYRDRVVGFAQEGPLEELTVSWVGTDSEWSAARLAEDEYTGEETS, encoded by the coding sequence GTGCCCGAAACATCAACGGGCACCGGGTTCGCGGTGTCCCTGGAGAATTTCGCAGGTCCTTTCGAGGTTCTGCTCTCGATGATTTCGAAGCGCGAAATGGACATCACCGAGGTCGCGATCGCTGCCGTGACGGACGAGTTCATTGGTTATGTTCGTGCCCTTCGGGATACCGGGTTGGAGAAAGCCCTCGACGAGGCGAGCGAATTCCTCGTGATCGCGGCGACCCTCCTCGATCTCAAAGCCGCGCGACTCCTTCCCGCTGGAGAGGTCGAGGACGAAGAAGACATCGCGATGCTCGAGGCACGGGACCTTCTCTTCGCCCGGCTCCTGCAGTACAAGGCTTTCAAGGACGTCTCGCACATACTGGCCGAACGTATGGAGGCCGAGAGCAGCCGTTTTCCTCGGCCAGGGGGACTCCAACCCGAATTCGCGAATCTGCTTCCGGAGCTCATTTTCACGACGACGCCTGAGCGGCTCGCGGAAATCGCCGAAAAAGCGATGCGTCCCAAAACCGAAGAATCGACCGAAGTCGGTCTGGACCACCTTCACGGTGCGCGAGTCACGGTGCGCGAAGAAGCCGAACACATCGCAGCGCACATCATGGACGGAACCCCGGCAACCTTCACGCACCTCGTCGCGGACGCCGAGGACATGCTTGTGGTGGTGGTCAGATTCCTGGCACTTCTGGAAATGTACCGTGACCGCGTCGTCGGCTTCGCCCAAGAGGGGCCACTCGAGGAACTTACCGTGAGCTGGGTCGGAACCGACTCTGAATGGAGCGCGGCCCGACTCGCGGAAGACGAATACACCGGAGAGGAGACCTCATGA
- a CDS encoding cation:dicarboxylate symporter family transporter: MAQSAAKKPWYKDGTHMLYVSVVVAVIAGALVGLIAPEFGKALKPIGTGFVSLITMMISPVIFCTIVLGVGSIAKAATVGKVGGLAIVYFLIMSTFALAIGLIVGNILHPGEGLNYQPTGYKPPADAAGTGEGTGGGTAGFILGIIPKSLLSSLTSGNILQTLMVALLVGFALQRMGDTGKPILKFITYMQALVFRLLMMIMWVAPLGAFGAIAAVVGATGLQAVGQMAILMLGFYVTCILFIVVILGALLKFATGVNILKLIKYLAREYLLIFSTSSSEAALPRLIAKMEHVGVSKPVVGIVVPTGYSFNLDGTAIYLTMASIFVSDAMGKPLQLGEQISLLIFMIIASKGAAGVSGAGIATLAGGLQSHRPDLVDGVGMIVGIDRFMSEARALTNFTGNAVAALLMGKWSREVDMERVHKVLNGELKFDESTMGGELHGDQHVDHAVAQKSPTKQMQTVPEDSPRTTIQEQ; this comes from the coding sequence ATGGCCCAGTCCGCAGCGAAGAAGCCGTGGTACAAAGACGGCACGCACATGCTCTACGTCTCCGTCGTCGTGGCGGTAATTGCCGGAGCCCTCGTCGGTCTCATAGCCCCTGAATTCGGGAAGGCTCTGAAACCCATTGGAACGGGATTCGTCTCCCTCATCACGATGATGATCTCGCCGGTCATCTTCTGCACGATCGTGCTCGGCGTCGGTTCGATCGCCAAAGCCGCGACGGTCGGCAAAGTCGGTGGCCTGGCGATCGTCTACTTCTTGATCATGTCCACTTTCGCCCTTGCCATCGGTCTGATCGTGGGCAACATCCTGCACCCGGGCGAGGGACTCAACTATCAGCCCACCGGATACAAGCCCCCGGCCGACGCAGCGGGTACGGGGGAGGGCACCGGAGGCGGCACGGCCGGATTCATTCTCGGCATTATCCCGAAGTCCCTTCTTTCGTCACTGACCTCCGGCAACATCCTTCAGACACTCATGGTCGCCCTCTTGGTCGGCTTCGCGTTGCAACGGATGGGGGACACGGGCAAGCCGATCCTCAAATTCATCACCTACATGCAGGCTCTCGTATTCCGTCTGCTCATGATGATCATGTGGGTTGCCCCGCTGGGCGCCTTCGGAGCGATCGCGGCCGTCGTCGGAGCCACCGGCCTCCAAGCGGTGGGACAGATGGCCATCCTGATGCTGGGCTTCTATGTGACCTGCATTCTGTTCATCGTCGTCATCCTGGGCGCACTCTTGAAGTTCGCGACCGGAGTCAACATCCTCAAGCTCATCAAGTACCTCGCTCGCGAGTACTTGCTGATCTTCTCGACCTCGTCCTCCGAGGCCGCATTGCCTCGCCTGATCGCCAAGATGGAACACGTCGGCGTATCCAAGCCCGTCGTCGGCATCGTGGTTCCGACCGGTTATTCCTTCAACCTGGACGGCACCGCGATCTACCTGACCATGGCCTCGATATTCGTGTCCGACGCGATGGGCAAGCCTCTTCAGCTGGGCGAGCAGATTTCCCTGCTGATCTTCATGATCATCGCGTCCAAGGGTGCAGCGGGCGTTTCCGGCGCCGGCATTGCAACCCTCGCCGGAGGGCTCCAGTCCCACCGTCCCGACCTGGTGGACGGCGTCGGCATGATCGTCGGCATCGACCGCTTCATGTCCGAGGCGCGCGCACTGACCAACTTCACCGGTAACGCCGTGGCCGCGTTGCTGATGGGAAAATGGTCGCGCGAAGTCGACATGGAACGAGTGCACAAGGTCCTCAACGGCGAGCTCAAATTCGACGAGTCCACCATGGGTGGGGAACTCCACGGGGACCAGCACGTGGACCATGCGGTCGCCCAAAAGTCTCCCACTAAGCAGATGCAGACCGTCCCGGAGGATTCCCCGCGCACGACGATTCAGGAACAATAA
- the scpB gene encoding SMC-Scp complex subunit ScpB, whose amino-acid sequence MSELTDHDPATPPTDAPEPGRVDLMPGGIKAAVEAILMVAESSVNEFELAEALLVPVKSVERALDELARDYDGYTDTFVADVAGSSDDQADEQAPSTGSLRPREPRGMELRRVGGGWRLYARTEFAPWVSRFILEGQTSKLSQAALETLAVIAYRQPVSRARVSSIRGVNVDGVVRTLKTRGLVTEDEEPGESGSILYVTTPMFLEKIGLESLEDLPKISPYLPDVEDIGEYEQRLKGR is encoded by the coding sequence ATGAGCGAACTCACAGATCACGACCCTGCGACGCCGCCCACGGATGCCCCTGAACCCGGCCGGGTGGACCTTATGCCGGGCGGAATCAAGGCAGCGGTCGAGGCGATCCTCATGGTCGCGGAGTCTTCCGTCAACGAATTCGAACTGGCCGAAGCACTGCTTGTCCCCGTAAAAAGCGTCGAACGGGCCCTGGACGAGCTCGCCCGCGATTACGACGGGTATACTGATACGTTCGTGGCCGATGTCGCCGGATCCTCCGATGACCAGGCCGACGAGCAAGCCCCCTCAACCGGAAGTCTCCGACCGAGGGAACCGCGCGGCATGGAACTGCGGCGCGTGGGCGGAGGCTGGCGCCTCTACGCCCGCACGGAATTCGCGCCGTGGGTATCGCGTTTTATCCTCGAGGGACAAACCTCCAAACTGTCGCAAGCGGCTTTGGAGACCCTTGCGGTCATCGCATATCGCCAACCGGTTTCACGCGCCAGGGTCTCATCGATTCGAGGAGTGAACGTGGACGGCGTCGTGCGGACCCTCAAAACCAGGGGGCTCGTCACGGAAGATGAGGAACCGGGGGAATCCGGTTCCATTTTATACGTGACGACTCCGATGTTTCTCGAGAAAATAGGGTTGGAGTCCTTGGAGGACCTGCCCAAGATCTCACCGTATCTTCCGGACGTGGAAGACATCGGAGAGTACGAGCAGCGGCTGAAGGGCCGTTGA
- a CDS encoding pseudouridine synthase: MANRSTGRQNTGSNSSRGTSRGQQGKPSARGGASKNPKNNKGPKSLGRPGAAGRSQKPTVKSGANKSDSKKFKPRKGQAGKIFARERGEYRPDHEYKGPHRPRRPRAAPVDRLDVYDREGVRLQKLMAQAGVASRRVCEMMITEGRVVVDDEVITELGVRVDPRKSHIQVDGVTIQTDDSKVYYAFNKPEGVIATMEDPEGRPCISDYLNPQRKERIFHVGRLDVATEGLLLLTNDGELANRLTHPSYEVPKKYLVQVRGPMEHGVGQEMKKGIRLEDGVARVDDFALVDSTPGHLLVEVTIHSGKNRIVRRLFDAVGHPVEKLVRTEMGPVRIGSQKQGTIRNLSKVEIGALLSSVGL; the protein is encoded by the coding sequence ATGGCCAATCGATCGACGGGACGTCAGAACACCGGCAGCAATTCCTCGCGCGGAACCTCGCGAGGACAGCAGGGGAAGCCCTCTGCGCGCGGTGGTGCGTCCAAGAACCCCAAGAACAACAAGGGCCCCAAGAGCCTCGGCCGGCCCGGTGCCGCAGGTCGCTCGCAGAAGCCGACCGTGAAATCGGGCGCCAACAAGTCGGACTCCAAGAAGTTCAAGCCGCGCAAGGGTCAGGCTGGGAAGATCTTCGCGCGTGAGCGAGGCGAGTACCGTCCCGACCACGAGTACAAGGGTCCGCACCGTCCCCGTCGTCCCCGCGCAGCGCCGGTCGACCGTTTGGACGTGTACGACCGCGAAGGTGTTCGCCTCCAGAAGCTCATGGCTCAGGCCGGCGTCGCTTCCCGGCGCGTGTGCGAAATGATGATCACTGAGGGCCGCGTCGTGGTTGACGACGAGGTCATTACGGAGCTCGGCGTCCGGGTGGATCCGCGCAAGTCGCACATCCAGGTCGACGGGGTGACCATTCAGACCGACGACTCCAAGGTCTACTACGCCTTCAACAAGCCCGAAGGCGTCATCGCAACCATGGAGGATCCGGAGGGACGGCCGTGTATTTCGGATTACCTCAATCCGCAGCGCAAGGAACGCATTTTCCATGTCGGGCGCCTTGACGTCGCGACCGAGGGCCTGCTGCTGCTGACCAACGACGGAGAGCTCGCCAACCGGCTGACACACCCCTCCTACGAAGTACCGAAGAAGTACCTCGTTCAGGTGCGAGGCCCCATGGAACATGGCGTCGGCCAAGAAATGAAGAAAGGCATTCGCCTCGAGGACGGCGTCGCCCGCGTGGACGACTTCGCGCTCGTGGATTCCACACCCGGCCACCTGCTAGTCGAGGTCACGATTCACTCGGGAAAGAACCGCATTGTGCGCCGTTTGTTCGACGCCGTCGGCCACCCCGTGGAGAAGCTCGTCCGCACCGAAATGGGGCCCGTACGCATCGGCTCCCAGAAGCAAGGCACCATCCGCAACCTGTCCAAGGTCGAAATCGGTGCACTCCTTTCCTCGGTAGGCCTGTAA
- a CDS encoding AAA family ATPase, whose protein sequence is MSTQNSEPELGPTGRPVRQFPEPAVLDSHGPARVIAMVNQKGGVGKTTSTINLGAALAELGRRVLMVDFDPQGALSAGFGVNPHELDTTIYNVMMDRKVEVHEAVRTTDFENIDLLPANIDLSAAEVQLVNEVAREQVLSSALTKLKDDYDVILIDCQPSLGLLTVNALTAADGVIIPLICEFFALRAVALLVDSIEKVQDRLNPNLQIDGVLATMFDSRTLHSKEVIARIIDAFGDKVFDTVIKRTVKFPDATVSAEPILSYAPTHTGSIAYRELAKELISRGGSR, encoded by the coding sequence GTGAGTACTCAGAACTCCGAACCAGAACTTGGCCCCACGGGGCGGCCCGTCCGCCAGTTCCCGGAACCCGCCGTCTTGGATTCACACGGTCCGGCCCGCGTCATCGCGATGGTCAATCAGAAGGGCGGTGTCGGGAAGACCACGTCGACCATCAACTTGGGTGCGGCGTTGGCAGAATTGGGCCGTCGCGTCCTCATGGTCGATTTCGACCCCCAAGGCGCGCTGTCCGCGGGATTCGGCGTGAACCCGCACGAGCTGGACACGACCATCTACAACGTGATGATGGACCGCAAGGTCGAGGTGCACGAGGCCGTGCGCACCACGGACTTCGAGAACATCGACCTGCTGCCGGCCAACATCGACTTGTCGGCCGCGGAGGTTCAGCTCGTCAACGAGGTCGCCCGCGAGCAAGTCCTCTCGAGCGCGCTCACGAAGCTCAAGGACGACTACGACGTCATCCTGATCGACTGCCAGCCCTCGCTGGGTCTTTTGACCGTCAACGCGCTGACCGCGGCCGACGGCGTGATCATTCCGCTGATCTGCGAATTCTTCGCGCTGCGCGCCGTGGCTCTACTCGTCGACTCGATCGAGAAGGTCCAAGACCGTTTGAATCCGAATCTTCAGATCGACGGTGTGCTGGCCACGATGTTCGATTCGCGCACGCTGCATTCCAAAGAGGTCATCGCCCGCATTATCGATGCCTTTGGCGACAAGGTCTTCGACACCGTGATCAAGCGGACCGTGAAGTTCCCGGACGCGACGGTTTCCGCGGAGCCGATTCTCAGTTACGCCCCGACGCACACCGGGTCGATCGCCTACCGCGAGCTCGCCAAGGAGCTCATCAGTCGAGGAGGATCTCGCTGA